The genomic region AATTTACCTGTACTGAATTTTATGTTGGCTCTGCGCGTATCGAAACTTCCGATCGAACCTGAAATTTCTGCATAGGGATCCTGGGAAATAGCATCGGTAAGCAAGTTTAAACTGGCACCAAAAGCCCCTGCTCCATTGGTAGAAGTTCCCACACCGCGCTGTAATTGTAAATTTTCTGTGGAAGAAGCGAAGTCAGGCATGTTCACCCAAAACGTCCCATGGGATTCCGAATCGTTGTAAGGGATCCCATTGATGGTAACATTAACACGTGTCGCGTCGCTACCTCGTACACGAATACCCGTATATCCAACGCCCGCTCCAGCATCAGACGTAGTAACCACCGAAGGCATATAGCTCATAAGCACAGGAATGTCCTGTCCTAAATTCCTTGGCGCCATTTCTTCCGCCGTTAGATTGGAATAGGTTACCGGCGCATCCCCGCTTACCCTTATGGCAGAAACCAACACTTCGTCCAGCATAACGTCTTTTTCAGAAATTTGGACATTCAATTCGGTGTCTTTGGAAACTTGAAGGGTTTTTATAATAGGTTTTTGCCCCGAAAAATTAAAGGTAATTGTTTGTTTTCCCTTGGGAACCGTTAACTCGTAATAACCATTTGCATCGGTTTGTGTACCCGCATCACTTTCTTTGTGCAAAACGGTAGCACCGGGAATGGGCACATTTTCTTGATCTGTAAAAACTCCGGAAACTTGAAATTCCTGAGCATTGGTTATGCCTGCAGAACACAGTAATAAACTAAAAAAGATGAATAAAAACTTCATTCGTAATTGTTTTACGAATAAAAGGGGTTGTTATTCTTGTTTGTTTGTTAAATTGATTGTTTGCCTTTGTAAATGCTTTGGTTGTAATCTATTTGTTGACCTAATGAAGTCTATTAAGATAACAACCAAACATTTTTTTGTTGTTCGGCCCTCCCTAAACAGCATTACCTGTTCTAGGTTCCATGGGTATAATCTCAGCCTGTTTTAATGATGATCTAATCATTAAAAAAAGCACCCCTTTTGAGATGCCGCAAAGCTACAAAACGCTTATTTAATCATGCAAATATTTTGATAAAAGTTTGATATGCTTTTCAATCACTTTATTTACCTTTAAAAATTGTTATATAACAGCCTTGACTTTTAAATAAACGATACAAATAAATGAAAGAATCCAAGAGTAGAATTCCTTTAAAAGTATTCCTTAGTTACTTGGCGCTGGTGTCGCTGGTAGTAGTAGTTGGATGGATGGTTTATAACGAGTTGAGCTCGTTTACCCAAGCACAACGGGACGAAACCATCGAGAAGGATAAAGTGTTACGCATAGGGAAGCTACTCACTTTAATGTACGAAAGCGAAAGTTTTGCCCGTTCTGCCGTACAATCCAACAACAGGGAGCCATACCTTCGGTTTATTAGGAAGAACGATTCCATATCGGCTCAAATAGATTCCTTAAAATTATTGATCAATGAGCCATACCAGTCTAAATTATTGGACAGTGTAAATTACTTGCTTCAGCAGAAAATAAAAAACATTAGTGAATTACGGGAGCTCCGTCTCAACGATACTTCAGAAAAAAATATTGAAACGGCTATTGAAAAGTTATCCAATATAGAGGATCAATTGGGGAGGCTTTCCCTTAAGGACTTTGTGGAAGATCCTGAAAACCTAGATGAAGATACCAAGAATTTGCTGCAACAGCGCATCGAGATTTATAACCGCTACATTCCACGTGATTCTACAAATTCGGTGGATCAAAAAACGTTGGATTCTATTGTAACGGCCTCTCGAGAAATGCTTCAAAATGTAAAAGAAGAGGCTTCATCCCAAAAATTGTATTACGCGTTTAAAGAAAGGCAGTTGTTAAAAAACGACCTTAATACCTCGCAACAGCTTCGGCAAATTTTAACGGCGTTTGAAGATGAGTTTATTTCAAATTCAAGACAGCTTAATGCAGAACGGGAAAAAGTGCTTCAAAGAAGTATTCGAGTAGTTTCCGTAGCTGCTATAATTGGAGGGATTTTAGTGGTGTTGTTTTCGTTAATAATTCTGCGTGACTCATGGAAAAGCCAACAATACAAAAAACAAATAGAAAGGTCCAACGAGCACAATAAGCTTTTATTAAAAAGCAGGGAGCAGCTTATATCCATGGTGAGTCACGATCTAAGAACACCTTTGAGCACCATTGTTGGCTATACCGAATTACTAAAGGAAGCCGATTTAAACGAAAAGGAATCACATTACACCGATAGTATAAAGAATGCCTCGAAATATGTAACCCAGCTTGTAGAAGACCTGCTTGACTTTAGTAAACTGGAGGCAGGGAAAATTAATATAGAACGTGTGTCTTTCGATCTTGCTAACCTTGTAAAAGAAACCGCCGAAAGCGTACAATCGATTTATGCTTCTAAAAATATCGAA from Galbibacter sp. BG1 harbors:
- a CDS encoding hybrid sensor histidine kinase/response regulator; the encoded protein is MKESKSRIPLKVFLSYLALVSLVVVVGWMVYNELSSFTQAQRDETIEKDKVLRIGKLLTLMYESESFARSAVQSNNREPYLRFIRKNDSISAQIDSLKLLINEPYQSKLLDSVNYLLQQKIKNISELRELRLNDTSEKNIETAIEKLSNIEDQLGRLSLKDFVEDPENLDEDTKNLLQQRIEIYNRYIPRDSTNSVDQKTLDSIVTASREMLQNVKEEASSQKLYYAFKERQLLKNDLNTSQQLRQILTAFEDEFISNSRQLNAEREKVLQRSIRVVSVAAIIGGILVVLFSLIILRDSWKSQQYKKQIERSNEHNKLLLKSREQLISMVSHDLRTPLSTIVGYTELLKEADLNEKESHYTDSIKNASKYVTQLVEDLLDFSKLEAGKINIERVSFDLANLVKETAESVQSIYASKNIELVIDIDPAIDKLLLGDPFRVKQILSNLVGNAFKFTEEGSIAIKARLKRTSDGKQLVSLAVIDTGIGIKKEKQDIIFEEFTQAEGGDTEKKYGGSGLGLTISRKLAKLLGGNLYLESKEGKGSTFSFVFPAEFSNQEIAKKPETKEELPVSNKRFTAIVIDDDETLLSLNREVLENNNFEVFTFNSGKKALEEISNIAYDFIITDIQLPSFNGFYFAETLRSDEQYRYNNQPIIAVTGRKDLNKKSYIEAGFAEFLYKPYEPKILLNKIAQVVNHENQTPEMEEAPPEKSAAANELFDLTSLSSFLNDKEAVLEIIDVFKETTVEDLKDLKIMIKESDLEGVRKIAHKMQTMFKQISAQTVIPILNFLEHFKDEEQKQLPENYKALKKNIKLTFKAVDKNLK